In one window of Deltaproteobacteria bacterium DNA:
- a CDS encoding glycosyltransferase family 2 protein, which produces MRRRYVVITPTRDEEATVGSTLRSMIAQTVRPERWVIVNDGSTDRTREIVAREMAGHPWIVLVDRVDRGFRALGGGVVQAFQDGLARAGDDWDFVVKLDADLEFAPDYFERMLRHFEQQPSLGMASGKTFLVRDGAKSIEWCPDEHVRGPAKMYSRACFQAIGGLEAVRGWDMIDETKAQMAGFETRSFIEDELIHLRPIDGRQEKVLRSRYEMGRLYWYLGYHWLYHAIRSARSVLQDYPRPLGGLMLFAGYVAAALSRAPRYDARYVAFVQQRQKSRLRLSHLRSFLRATARSG; this is translated from the coding sequence ATGAGGCGACGCTACGTCGTGATCACGCCCACGCGCGACGAGGAGGCGACGGTCGGGTCGACCCTGCGCTCGATGATCGCCCAGACCGTGCGTCCCGAGCGCTGGGTGATCGTGAACGACGGCTCGACCGACCGCACGCGCGAGATCGTCGCGCGCGAGATGGCGGGGCACCCGTGGATCGTGCTGGTCGACCGCGTCGACCGCGGCTTCCGCGCGCTCGGCGGCGGGGTCGTGCAGGCGTTCCAGGACGGGCTGGCGCGGGCGGGCGACGACTGGGACTTCGTGGTCAAGCTCGACGCCGACCTCGAGTTCGCCCCCGACTACTTCGAGCGCATGCTGCGTCACTTCGAGCAGCAGCCGTCGCTCGGCATGGCGAGCGGAAAGACGTTCCTGGTCAGAGACGGCGCGAAGTCGATCGAGTGGTGCCCCGACGAGCACGTGCGCGGCCCGGCGAAGATGTACTCGCGCGCCTGCTTCCAGGCGATCGGCGGGCTCGAGGCCGTGCGCGGCTGGGACATGATCGACGAGACGAAGGCGCAGATGGCCGGATTCGAGACGCGCAGCTTCATCGAGGACGAGCTGATCCACCTGCGGCCGATCGACGGGCGTCAGGAGAAGGTGCTGCGAAGCCGTTACGAGATGGGCCGGCTGTACTGGTACCTCGGCTACCACTGGCTGTATCACGCGATCCGCTCGGCGCGGAGCGTGCTGCAGGACTACCCGCGGCCGCTCGGAGGACTGATGCTCTTCGCAGGCTATGTCGCCGCCGCGCTCTCGCGCGCGCCGCGCTACGACGCCCGCTACGTGGCGTTCGTGCAGCAGCGACAGAAGAGTCGCCTGCGCCTCTCGCACCTGCGCAGCTTCCTCCGAGCGACGGCGAGGTCGGGCTAG
- a CDS encoding WecB/TagA/CpsF family glycosyltransferase — MRDGRISERSIFGVPISDLEMREALEICDTAMRAEFTGARCIFFVNAHTLNLAWGDRAYRAVLAGADRVFGDGTGVRWAMRFLHGVRLRDNVNGTDLTPALLGRDLGLRYYLLGASAEAIERAAAHARAAFPGWQLVGHHHGYVEIGDSDAVVEKINACRPHLLLVGMGNPKQELWLHAQRERLAVPLCMGTGGLFDYWAGDLERAPAWLRRLGFEWLHLLLAQPRKFRRYVLGNPLFLLRLAHAKWLGERR, encoded by the coding sequence ATGAGGGACGGACGCATCAGTGAGCGGTCGATCTTCGGCGTGCCGATCTCGGATCTCGAGATGCGCGAGGCGCTGGAGATCTGCGACACGGCGATGCGCGCGGAGTTCACGGGCGCGCGCTGCATCTTCTTCGTGAACGCGCACACGCTGAATCTCGCCTGGGGCGATCGGGCCTACCGGGCGGTGCTCGCCGGGGCGGACCGCGTCTTCGGCGACGGGACGGGCGTTCGCTGGGCGATGCGCTTCCTGCACGGCGTGCGCCTGCGCGACAACGTCAACGGGACGGACCTCACGCCCGCGCTGCTCGGGCGCGATCTGGGCCTGCGCTACTACCTGCTCGGCGCGTCGGCCGAAGCGATCGAGCGGGCCGCCGCGCACGCGCGCGCGGCCTTTCCGGGCTGGCAGCTCGTGGGCCACCACCACGGCTACGTCGAGATCGGCGACAGCGACGCCGTGGTCGAGAAGATCAACGCGTGCCGACCGCACCTGCTCCTGGTCGGGATGGGCAATCCCAAGCAGGAGCTCTGGCTCCACGCGCAGCGCGAGCGGCTCGCGGTGCCGCTCTGCATGGGAACCGGCGGGCTGTTCGATTACTGGGCGGGGGACCTGGAGCGCGCGCCGGCGTGGCTGCGCCGGCTCGGCTTCGAGTGGCTGCACCTTCTGCTCGCGCAGCCGCGAAAGTTCCGCCGCTACGTGCTCGGCAATCCGCTGTTCCTGTTGCGATTGGCGCACGCGAAGTGGCTCGGGGAGCGCCGGTGA
- a CDS encoding polysaccharide deacetylase family protein codes for MSGIATSRWLAKKSARRALSLLMSASGALALRRGLGRSARVRVLTYHRFGEIARDPFCVSPADFAAQVRLLADARRAIGLSDLRDFLAGERELASGSVLITIDDGFESTFRDALPILRDHAVPAVAFVTANRVGNRAAGDAQPERYMTWDELGRLAEAGIETGAHGFEHESLGGLDREAAREQGVRARRLLESRIGVPVRSFAYPYGTRRDFSAATGAGLEDAGYEIVFTSQHGSIRSGMAPHELPRVKVENGDDLPQFARLCDGAMDAWRLVDAGLSRLQRPTEPEPRRSPA; via the coding sequence GTGAGCGGGATTGCGACCTCGCGCTGGCTGGCGAAGAAATCCGCCCGGCGGGCGCTCTCGCTCCTGATGAGCGCGTCGGGGGCGCTGGCGCTGCGGCGCGGGCTGGGACGCTCGGCGCGCGTCCGCGTTCTGACCTACCACCGCTTCGGCGAGATCGCTCGCGATCCTTTCTGCGTCTCGCCCGCGGACTTCGCGGCGCAGGTGCGCCTGCTCGCCGACGCGAGGCGCGCGATCGGCCTCTCCGACCTGCGCGACTTCCTCGCGGGCGAGCGCGAGCTCGCTTCGGGCTCCGTTCTGATCACGATCGACGACGGGTTCGAGAGCACGTTCCGCGACGCGCTTCCGATCCTGCGCGACCACGCGGTTCCGGCCGTGGCGTTCGTCACCGCCAACCGGGTCGGAAACCGCGCGGCCGGCGACGCGCAGCCCGAGCGCTACATGACCTGGGACGAGCTCGGCCGTCTGGCCGAGGCGGGGATCGAGACGGGGGCGCACGGCTTCGAGCACGAGTCTCTGGGCGGGCTCGATCGCGAGGCCGCGCGCGAGCAGGGCGTTCGCGCGCGGCGCCTGCTCGAGTCGAGGATCGGCGTTCCCGTGCGGTCCTTCGCCTATCCGTACGGCACGCGCAGGGACTTCAGCGCGGCGACCGGCGCCGGGCTCGAGGACGCGGGCTACGAGATCGTCTTCACCTCGCAGCACGGCTCGATCCGAAGCGGGATGGCTCCGCACGAGCTGCCGCGCGTGAAGGTCGAGAACGGCGACGACCTGCCGCAGTTCGCGCGGCTCTGCGACGGCGCGATGGACGCCTGGCGCCTGGTCGACGCGGGGCTGTCGAGACTGCAGCGGCCGACGGAGCCCGAGCCGCGGCGGAGCCCCGCTTGA
- a CDS encoding SDR family oxidoreductase, with amino-acid sequence MIFPEKVVVVTGAGTGVGRGLAVGFARDGAKVVGISRTAADLARTAELCTPGSFHAVVGSVASEADVERLFAETIARHGRVDVLVNNAALYPKRLFLESTHREWAEVIETNVLGMALCCRMALPGMLERGHGRILNIGSFAWRGPIPGASAYSTSKAAVPVLTKSLAAEIDRARYPDVLVNELLPGVFRTRMSDEGEDPMDAYPHARVVASLPSGGPTGVTFVRSEIFVEYVGIRAKLRRIASKLIGR; translated from the coding sequence GTGATCTTCCCCGAAAAGGTGGTCGTGGTCACCGGGGCGGGCACGGGCGTCGGGCGCGGGCTCGCGGTCGGCTTTGCGCGCGACGGCGCGAAGGTCGTCGGCATCAGCCGCACCGCGGCCGATCTCGCGCGCACGGCCGAGCTCTGTACGCCGGGAAGCTTCCACGCCGTGGTCGGAAGCGTGGCCTCCGAGGCCGACGTCGAGCGGCTCTTCGCCGAGACGATCGCGCGCCACGGGCGCGTCGACGTCCTGGTGAACAACGCCGCGCTCTACCCGAAGCGGCTCTTCCTCGAATCGACGCACCGGGAGTGGGCGGAGGTGATCGAGACGAACGTGCTGGGGATGGCGCTCTGCTGCCGCATGGCGCTGCCGGGAATGCTGGAGCGCGGCCACGGCCGCATCCTCAACATCGGAAGCTTCGCCTGGCGCGGGCCGATCCCGGGCGCGTCCGCGTACTCGACCTCGAAGGCGGCCGTGCCGGTGCTGACGAAGTCACTCGCCGCCGAGATCGACCGTGCGCGCTACCCCGACGTGCTGGTGAACGAGCTGCTGCCCGGCGTGTTCCGCACGCGGATGAGCGACGAGGGCGAGGACCCGATGGACGCCTATCCCCACGCGCGCGTGGTCGCCAGCCTCCCGTCGGGCGGACCGACGGGCGTGACCTTCGTGCGCAGCGAGATCTTCGTCGAGTACGTCGGAATCCGCGCGAAGCTGCGCCGGATCGCCTCGAAGCTGATCGGCCGCTAG
- a CDS encoding glycosyltransferase family 2 protein has protein sequence MSLSLSIVIPVYNERRTLDELLDRVSALAVRKEIILVDDGSTDGSRERLAELAGRPGVRVLFHERNQGKGAAIRTGIAAATMDLVVIQDADLEYDPQELPKLIAPIEAGKADVVFGSRFIGSEPHRVLYFWHMVVNRLLTLASNVLTNLNLTDIESCYKMFRREVIQSIAIEESRFGVEPELTAKVARMRCRIYEVGISYSGRTYEEGKKIGWRDGVRAIWCILKYNLRRG, from the coding sequence ATGTCGCTCTCGCTGTCGATCGTGATCCCGGTCTACAACGAGCGCCGGACCCTCGACGAGCTGCTCGACCGCGTGAGCGCGCTCGCCGTGCGCAAGGAGATCATCCTGGTCGACGACGGCTCGACCGACGGCTCGCGCGAGCGACTGGCCGAGCTCGCGGGCCGCCCCGGCGTGCGCGTGCTCTTCCACGAGCGCAACCAGGGCAAGGGCGCGGCGATCCGGACCGGAATCGCGGCCGCGACGATGGATCTGGTGGTGATCCAGGACGCCGATCTCGAGTACGACCCGCAGGAGCTGCCCAAGCTGATCGCGCCGATCGAGGCCGGCAAGGCCGACGTGGTCTTCGGCTCGCGCTTCATCGGCAGCGAGCCGCACCGCGTCCTGTACTTCTGGCACATGGTCGTGAACCGGCTGCTCACGCTCGCCTCGAACGTGCTCACGAACCTGAACCTGACCGACATCGAGAGCTGCTACAAGATGTTCCGCCGCGAAGTGATCCAGTCGATCGCGATCGAGGAGTCCCGCTTCGGCGTCGAGCCCGAGCTCACCGCGAAGGTCGCGCGGATGCGCTGCCGGATTTACGAAGTCGGCATCTCCTACTCCGGCCGCACCTACGAAGAGGGCAAGAAGATCGGCTGGCGCGACGGCGTGCGCGCGATCTGGTGCATCCTCAAGTACAACCTGCGGCGCGGCTGA
- a CDS encoding GMC family oxidoreductase, translating to MSESQQIPDDPAATIWDVVVVGTGMGGATAGYALARAGHRVLFLEKGRFLHREADRGDGRLDPYASNAPDARLRRGYWPTPLEGETSFGSLEFFAPLGCGSGGSTALYGAALERLTPADFTPKRNFPDAVDANLPESWPIRYEELEPYYERAEQLYRVRGDEDPLRPGYGAGLREPPGLSARDQELAGFLRGAGLHPYRVHVGCGFVDGCQECGGALCPRECKSDAGTICLLPALEKFGAAILPECEVTRLIASESAVQEVLCTYRGAELRIRGRVVVLAAGAFMTPVLLLNSRDAARPDGLANRSGMVGRNLMLHTGDFIAVRSAGRLSPDGPKKSLAFNDFYFCEGKKLGTIQSVGIEVDWGVVLGFLRSMFDRERRWWMRITRPLLPFVALVAAWYFKNAAVICPIVEDLPYLENRVFPDPDAKSGMRFQYTYPEELFVRNRHLRDQLSARLGRSRLAVLSGENNLNFGHACGTCRMGTDPDRSVLDRNNRAHELENLYVVDASFFPSSGGANPSLTIAANALRAADAIHLELARGTREEAT from the coding sequence TTGAGCGAGTCGCAGCAGATTCCGGACGATCCCGCCGCAACGATCTGGGACGTCGTGGTCGTCGGCACCGGAATGGGCGGCGCGACGGCGGGCTACGCGCTCGCGCGCGCCGGGCACCGCGTGCTCTTTCTCGAGAAGGGTCGCTTCCTGCACCGCGAGGCCGATCGCGGCGACGGGCGGCTCGATCCGTACGCCTCCAACGCGCCGGACGCGCGCCTGCGCCGCGGCTACTGGCCGACGCCGCTCGAAGGCGAGACGAGCTTCGGGTCGCTCGAATTCTTCGCGCCGCTGGGCTGCGGATCGGGCGGCTCGACCGCGCTGTACGGAGCGGCGCTCGAACGACTCACGCCGGCCGACTTCACTCCGAAGCGGAACTTCCCCGACGCGGTCGACGCGAACCTGCCCGAGAGCTGGCCGATCCGCTACGAGGAGCTCGAGCCCTACTACGAGCGAGCGGAGCAGCTGTACCGAGTTCGCGGCGACGAAGATCCGCTCCGGCCCGGCTACGGCGCGGGCCTGCGCGAGCCGCCGGGCTTGAGCGCGCGCGACCAGGAGCTCGCCGGGTTCCTGCGCGGCGCGGGGCTGCACCCGTACCGCGTCCACGTCGGCTGCGGGTTCGTCGACGGCTGCCAGGAGTGCGGCGGCGCGCTCTGCCCGCGCGAGTGCAAGAGCGACGCGGGAACGATCTGTCTGCTGCCGGCGCTCGAGAAGTTCGGCGCGGCGATCCTGCCCGAGTGCGAGGTCACGCGGCTCATCGCGAGCGAGTCCGCGGTGCAGGAAGTGCTCTGCACCTACCGCGGCGCGGAGCTGCGCATCCGCGGCCGGGTGGTGGTGCTCGCGGCGGGCGCGTTCATGACGCCCGTCCTGCTGCTGAACTCGCGCGACGCCGCTCGGCCGGACGGGCTCGCGAATCGCTCGGGAATGGTCGGACGCAACCTGATGCTCCACACCGGCGACTTCATCGCCGTGCGCTCCGCGGGCCGGCTCTCCCCGGACGGCCCGAAGAAGTCGCTGGCGTTCAACGATTTCTACTTCTGCGAGGGAAAGAAGCTCGGCACGATCCAGTCCGTCGGCATCGAGGTCGACTGGGGGGTGGTGCTCGGCTTCCTTCGCTCGATGTTCGACCGCGAGCGGCGCTGGTGGATGCGGATCACGCGACCGCTCCTGCCGTTCGTCGCGCTGGTCGCCGCGTGGTACTTCAAGAACGCGGCCGTGATCTGTCCGATCGTCGAGGATCTTCCCTATCTCGAGAACCGCGTCTTCCCGGATCCGGACGCGAAGAGCGGGATGCGCTTCCAGTACACCTATCCCGAGGAGCTGTTCGTTCGAAATCGACACTTGCGCGACCAGCTCTCGGCGCGGCTCGGGCGCTCGCGCCTGGCCGTGCTCTCGGGCGAGAACAACCTGAACTTCGGGCACGCCTGCGGAACCTGCCGGATGGGAACCGACCCGGACCGGAGCGTGCTCGACCGGAACAACCGCGCGCACGAGCTCGAGAACCTGTACGTGGTGGACGCGTCGTTCTTCCCGTCGAGCGGCGGCGCGAACCCGAGCCTGACGATCGCCGCGAACGCGCTTCGCGCGGCCGACGCGATCCACCTCGAGCTCGCGCGCGGGACCCGAGAGGAGGCGACGTGA